GCCCCCGGCGGCGGCGCCGGAGAGCCCGCCGAAGACATAGCCCGCGTACTTCACGCCGCCTCCCCCGCCGTGCCGCGCGTGCGGTCGGGCACGCGATCGTCCCGGCAGCGTCGCCCGCCGGTCACGCCGCCGCCCCGGGACTGTCCCCGTGGGCCGCGTCGCCGCCGGTACGTGCCTCGCCCCCGGCGGCCGTCACCGCACCCGTCGTGCCGTCCACCGCCAGCGCCGTACCCGGCGGGAAGCGCTCCACCGCCCCCGGTACGCCCACCGCCGTCGGCACCCCGAACTCCCGGGCCAGCACCGCCAGATGCGACAGCGCGCTGCCGGTCTCCGCGACCAGTCCGGCGAGCCCGGCGAGCTGCGGTGCGAGCCCCGGGTCGAGCACCGGCACCACCAGCACCGCCCGCTCCGGCCGCTCCCCCGCACCGTCCCAGGCCACCCCCGCGCCGCTGCCGCCGCCCGCGCCCTGCCCGCCGCCCGCCGCCGGCCCGGCGCCCGCCGGATCCTGCGGTTCCGCCACCGGCCGCCCGCCGGCCAGCCGGAACGCCGCGGGCAGCCCCAGCCGTTCCGGCCGCGGCAGCCGCTCCGCGAAGTCCCGCGGCAGTCCCCTGCCGTCCGCGAGCGCGACCAGCTCGGGCCAGCGCAGCAGCGCCACCCGCGCCGCGCCGTCCAGCGCACCCGCCGCCGCCAGCCGCTCCGCCAGCTCCGCGACGACCCGGCTCTGCATCTCCTGCACCCACCGGATCCGCAGCCGCAGCCCCTCCCGCACCGGCAACGCGCCCACCCCGCGCGGCACCCCGCTCCACCGGGTGCGCACGGGCAGCGGCGGCGCCGCGCCGAGCGCCGGCGGCAGCAGCGCCAGCAGCACCGGGTGCCGGGCGATCAGCTCGGCGTCGTCGTGCGCCGCGTCCTGCCGCGGCACCTCCGCCAGCACGGCCAGCGCCTCCCCCGCCGCGGTGGCCCCGGTGCCCGCGCCGGGCAGCGCGCCGGCCAGCGACTCCTGGGCGTGCAGCGCGGAGAGCACGGTACGGCCCCAGCCCGCGGCGTCGAGCAGCCGGCCGCCGGCCATCGCGGCCGGCTCGGGCAGCCCGGCGAGCTGCTCGTCGACCTCGGCCATGAGGTCGCGCGCGAGCACGGGCAGCGCGGTGCGCAGCCGCCCCGTGCGCCAGGCCGCGCCGAGGAGCCGGGCGCCGCGCAGCGGGTTCATGAAGTCCCGTACCGGATGGGCGGACTTGACCGCGCCGAGCAGCCGGAGGTCGGCGGCGGCCCGGCCGTCGACGGTGGTGACGGCGGGCAGCGCGCGCAGGTGCCGCCGGGGCGCGGTGCCGGCGATGTCGAGGGCGACCGTCAGGCCGTGCGACATGGGCGCGACCCACAGGTCCTCCTCCAGCGGCTGGAGCACCGCGGGGAAGGTCTCGGCGACCGGCCCCGGGCCCAGCAGCCGGGCGGTACGCGGCGGGCGCGGCGGCATCGCGGTGATCGGCCGGGACTGGAAGAGCCACAGCCGCCCGTCGGCGTCGAAGCCGAACTCGACGTCCTGCGGCTCGCCGAAGACCCGCTCCGCGCGCCGGGCCAGCGACGCCAGCCGGGCGAGACGCCCGCGGCCGAGGAGGCGCGCGCCCGGCGGCTCCGCGGGGACGGCGGCGATCCGCCGGCCGCACCGGGTGAGCTGGTAGCGGACGCCCTGCGCGGTGCCGTCGACGAGGGTGCCGGGGCCGCCGTCGACGGCGCTGACCAGCAGCCGGTCGTGGCGTCCCGCCACGGGGTCGGCGCCGAACATCACGCCGCCGGCCGCGGCCCGCAGCATGGGCTGCACCAGGACGGCCATGCGCCCGGGCGCCCCGGCGCGCAGCGGCGCCTCGCGGGGCGCGGCGGCGGGGCCGACGAGCCCGCGGGCGGCGGAGTCGAGCACGCGGCGGACGGCGGCGGCGAAGTCGTCCCAGCCGCGGACGTCCGGCACGGTCTCGTACCAGCCGGCCATCGAGGAGTCCGCGGCGTCCTCGTACGCGGAGGAGGACCGTACGATCAGCGGCCGCCGCCCGCCCTCGCTGAGATCCCGCCAGGCGGCGTACAGCGCGCCGGGTCCCGCGGGGGCGCCGGGGGCGAGGGCGGGGTCGGTGAGCACGAAGCCCGGGAGGACGGGCAGCCCCGCGGCGGCGGCGCGGGCCAGGTTGGCGGCCTTGGCCCCGGCGCTGCCGGGATCCCGGGCGGGTCGTGCGTGCAGCGGGAGCACCGCCGGCCACGCCCCGCCCGCGGCCCGTTCCGTACGCGCGGCGCGCGCCGCCTGGTCCGCATCCGCCGCGCGTGCCGCGGGATCCGCGTCCGCCGTCCGCTCCGCTTCGGTCGCCATCAGCGGCTCCACCTCCGCCCCTCGTGCGCGCGCCCCTTGCGGGGGCCGCACGCCCGACTCGGTCCCGGGTAGCGGAGGGAGCCGGCCGGGCCGTCGCGGGGCAGTCAACGGGGAACCGCCGCGGCGACCCGGCGGGTTCGACCGGGTTGCTTACGAATCAGTATGCCGCGAGCGGCCGGAGGTATTCCTCAGGGATGTCCCCGAGTGGACCCGGGCACGCGCGGGCTACCGCTGTTCGCCGTCGCCGTGCCTGACGGTGGCGGAGCCCACGAGCGCGTAGTGGTCGGAGATCTCGCTGTCGCGCGGCAGCGCGTCGCCCCTGACGTTCCCGAAGTGGTCCCGGTCCACGAAGATGTAGTCGAGCTTCGCCTCCTTGACCTCCGCCGACTGGCGGAGGTGCGTGGGCTCTCCCGACCGGCAGGCGCAGGGCCGCGGCGCAGCGGCCTTGCAGGTGGCGTCGAAGCGGGCCGCGTCGGTCTCGTCGACCTCCATGAGCCGGCCGCTGCCGCCCAGCCCGGGCCGGTAGAAGGGGTCGAGGTCGGTGGAGCGCGGGCTGGTGGTGCGGTCGGGGATCGTGTCGGTGCGGTGCAGCGGGTTGAAGTCGCCGCCCAGCACGACCGGGGTGCCGGCGCCGAGCCACGGGTGGGCGGCCAGGTTGGCGGCCTGCCTGGCGTTGATGTCCGGCGGCTTGCCGTCGTACTGCGGGTAGAGGTGGACCGAGCAGCCGCGGGTCTTCCGGCCCCGGATCTCCGCCTCGACGCACGCCGCGTGCCATGCCTCCGGGCCGGAGTACTGCCGGGTGTAGTCGTCGTCGGGGTCGATCGTGACGGCCTCGCCGGGGGTGATCGGCCCCTTGGCGTAGACGGCGATGCCGTACACGCCCTTGGTGACCGTGCCGTCCGGTTCCTTCACGTCGCACACGCCGGGCCGCCGGAAGGTCTCGACGAAGTGCCCGTGGTAGCCGTCGCCCTTCAGGGCCCGGCCTATCGTCTCGAACTGCTGCGAGCAGACCTCCTGGAGGAAGACGAAGTCGCTCTTCTCCGCGCGGGCGTGCGCGACGACCGCCTCGCGTCTCTTCTCCACCTCGCGGGTCGCGGAGCAGTCCGCGGTGTTCGGGCTGTTGCCGCAGATGTTGTACGTGAGGAATCCGACCGGTGCGCCGGAGGCGTCCCTGGACGGAGGCGCCGCCGGTGCGGGACCGGCGGCGGCCGGCGCCGCGGCGGCCACGGTGAGCAGCAGCGCCGGCAAGACGGCGTGGGCCCTGCGTCGCAGCATGGGAGCGTCGTTCCTTCTCGGCCGCGAACAGCCTTGCGGCGCACGGCAGATGGGAGAGATGGAGCCCAGGTGATCGCTGGGAATGGTGTCATCGGAAGTGGATCGGCACCAGACGACCTCCTTTGCGCTACGCCCGTCAGGCGGCCCGCGCTCAGCCGAGGAAGGACAGCCGCACGCTGCGCTGCGGGTTGTCGCGGTTGGTGTCGACCAGCACCACCGACTGCCAGGTGCCCAGCTCCAGCCGGCCGCCGATCACCGGCAGCGTGGCGTGCGGCGGCACCAGCGCGGGCAGCACGTGGTCGCGGCCGTGTCCCGGGCTGCCGTGCCGGTGGTTCCAGCGGTCGTCGGCGGGCAGCAGGTCGTGCAGCGCGGCGAGGAGGTCGTCGTCGCTGCCCGCGCCCGTCTCGATGAGCGCGATGCCCGCGGTGGCGTGCGGGACGAAGACGTTGAGCAGCCCGTCGCGGCCGTCGGCCGCCTCACGCAGGAAGGCGTCGCACTCCGCGGTGAGGTCGTGCACGGTCTCGCCGGACCCCGTGGTGATCCGCAGCGCGTGGGTGGTGAAGACGTCGGTCATGGGGCCAGCATCGCGCATGGGGAAGATCCGTGCCGCCACGGGCGTTGGCGCACACATGAGCGGCATCGTACGGACGCAGGTGGTGGTGATCGGCTCGGGGCAGGCCGGGCTGTCGGCGGCGTACTTCCTCCGCCGCGCGGGCCTGGACTTCGTCGTCCTGGACCACTCCCCCGGGCCCGGCGGCGCGTGGCAGTTCCGGTGGCCGACGCTCACGTACGGCAAGGCGCACCGCGTGCACGACCTGCCCGGTATGGCGCTGACCGCCGCCGAGGCGGACGGGACCCGGCCGGCCGCGGAGGTCG
The Streptomyces sp. CNQ-509 DNA segment above includes these coding regions:
- a CDS encoding PEP/pyruvate-binding domain-containing protein, translating into MATEAERTADADPAARAADADQAARAARTERAAGGAWPAVLPLHARPARDPGSAGAKAANLARAAAAGLPVLPGFVLTDPALAPGAPAGPGALYAAWRDLSEGGRRPLIVRSSSAYEDAADSSMAGWYETVPDVRGWDDFAAAVRRVLDSAARGLVGPAAAPREAPLRAGAPGRMAVLVQPMLRAAAGGVMFGADPVAGRHDRLLVSAVDGGPGTLVDGTAQGVRYQLTRCGRRIAAVPAEPPGARLLGRGRLARLASLARRAERVFGEPQDVEFGFDADGRLWLFQSRPITAMPPRPPRTARLLGPGPVAETFPAVLQPLEEDLWVAPMSHGLTVALDIAGTAPRRHLRALPAVTTVDGRAAADLRLLGAVKSAHPVRDFMNPLRGARLLGAAWRTGRLRTALPVLARDLMAEVDEQLAGLPEPAAMAGGRLLDAAGWGRTVLSALHAQESLAGALPGAGTGATAAGEALAVLAEVPRQDAAHDDAELIARHPVLLALLPPALGAAPPLPVRTRWSGVPRGVGALPVREGLRLRIRWVQEMQSRVVAELAERLAAAGALDGAARVALLRWPELVALADGRGLPRDFAERLPRPERLGLPAAFRLAGGRPVAEPQDPAGAGPAAGGGQGAGGGSGAGVAWDGAGERPERAVLVVPVLDPGLAPQLAGLAGLVAETGSALSHLAVLAREFGVPTAVGVPGAVERFPPGTALAVDGTTGAVTAAGGEARTGGDAAHGDSPGAAA
- a CDS encoding endonuclease/exonuclease/phosphatase family protein; the protein is MLRRRAHAVLPALLLTVAAAAPAAAGPAPAAPPSRDASGAPVGFLTYNICGNSPNTADCSATREVEKRREAVVAHARAEKSDFVFLQEVCSQQFETIGRALKGDGYHGHFVETFRRPGVCDVKEPDGTVTKGVYGIAVYAKGPITPGEAVTIDPDDDYTRQYSGPEAWHAACVEAEIRGRKTRGCSVHLYPQYDGKPPDINARQAANLAAHPWLGAGTPVVLGGDFNPLHRTDTIPDRTTSPRSTDLDPFYRPGLGGSGRLMEVDETDAARFDATCKAAAPRPCACRSGEPTHLRQSAEVKEAKLDYIFVDRDHFGNVRGDALPRDSEISDHYALVGSATVRHGDGEQR
- a CDS encoding secondary thiamine-phosphate synthase enzyme YjbQ, with translation MTDVFTTHALRITTGSGETVHDLTAECDAFLREAADGRDGLLNVFVPHATAGIALIETGAGSDDDLLAALHDLLPADDRWNHRHGSPGHGRDHVLPALVPPHATLPVIGGRLELGTWQSVVLVDTNRDNPQRSVRLSFLG